In Aedes albopictus strain Foshan chromosome 3, AalbF5, whole genome shotgun sequence, the following are encoded in one genomic region:
- the LOC134292261 gene encoding uncharacterized protein LOC134292261: MRAIISSAFIALSLFGFSVAKDEFPNKFHSIYGCKQINAVTNYNDPVHYLPVEEFDHVGTGSNYSFFRLGVFGRSDAIIRLSKVPKPYHNNIVHEIAIGSGLNNFIEVRRQTRFNTLMFTNHVLKQVPTPNVLSETEPFVMRMDFFKDGSVTLTKDNETKPFLEFSDPNAEVNFRYIGFSNWLSKAIYFFDCPMYNFDGRVDKLNW, encoded by the exons ATGAGAGCAATCATTAGTTCAGCGTTTATAGCTTTGTCGCTTTTCGGTTTCAGCGTAGCCAAAGATGAATTTCCTAACAAATTTCATAGTATCTACGGCTGTAAGCAGATAAACGCGGTAACCAATTACAATGATCCCGTGCATTACCTTCCTGTGGAGGAGTTTGATCATGTTGGAACCGGATCGAACTATTCATTCTTTCGACTGGGAGTTTTCGGTAGAAGTGATGCCATAATTCGCCTTTCCAAGGTACCAAAGCCGTACCACAACAACATTGTGCATGAAATCG CCATCGGATCAGGGCTTAACAATTTCATCGAAGTTCGACGTCAAACGAGATTCAACACTCTGATGTTCACCAACCACGTTCTCAAGCAAGTGCCAACTCCAAACGTGCTGTCCGAAACGGAACCGTTTGTCATGCGGATGGACTTTTTCAAAGATGGCTCGGTGACGCTGACCAAGGACAACGAAACGAAACCATTTTTGGAATTTTCCGACCCCAATGCGGAGGTCAACTTCCGGTACATTGGATTCTCCAACTGGCTCTCCAAGGCGATCTACTTCTTCGATTGTCCTATGTATAACTTCGATGGTAGAGTGGACAAATTAAATTGGTAA